From Paucibacter aquatile, the proteins below share one genomic window:
- a CDS encoding acetyl-CoA C-acyltransferase encodes MAKQVQEAFICAATRLPIGKSGRGYYKNTRPDEMLVRAIQAALAQAPGLDPAAIEDAIVGCSFPEGEQGMNIARVGAVLAGLPNSVGGVTVNRYCASGITALQMAADRIRVGEAEVMIAAGVESMSMVPMGGNKPSLSPLIFERDENIGIAYGMGLTAEKVAQQWKISREDQDAFAAESHRRALAAIEAGHFAAEMTPFELIERLPNLADGSIIERRRSVSIDEGPRKDTSIEGLARLKPVFAAKGSVTAGNSSQTSDGAGALIVASEAAVKRFGLTPLARFVSFAVRGVPPEIMGIGPIEAIPAALKLAGITAADLDWVELNEAFAAQSLAVLNDLDSKGIVLDRSKVNPNGGAIALGHPLGATGAIRAASVIHGLRRTGGKYGMVTMCVGAGQGAAGILERL; translated from the coding sequence TACAAGAACACCCGCCCCGACGAGATGCTGGTGCGCGCCATCCAGGCCGCGTTGGCTCAAGCCCCGGGCCTGGACCCGGCGGCGATTGAAGACGCAATCGTCGGCTGCTCCTTCCCCGAAGGCGAGCAGGGCATGAACATCGCCCGCGTCGGCGCCGTGCTGGCCGGTCTGCCCAACAGCGTCGGCGGCGTGACCGTCAATCGCTACTGCGCCTCGGGCATCACCGCCCTGCAAATGGCGGCCGACCGCATCCGTGTCGGCGAAGCCGAGGTGATGATCGCCGCCGGTGTCGAGTCCATGAGCATGGTGCCCATGGGTGGCAACAAGCCCTCGCTGTCGCCGTTGATTTTTGAGCGCGACGAGAACATTGGCATCGCCTACGGCATGGGCCTGACCGCCGAGAAGGTGGCTCAGCAGTGGAAGATCAGCCGCGAAGACCAGGACGCTTTCGCTGCCGAGTCGCACCGCCGCGCCCTGGCGGCCATCGAGGCCGGCCATTTCGCTGCCGAAATGACGCCGTTTGAATTGATCGAGCGCCTGCCCAATCTGGCCGATGGCTCCATCATCGAGCGTCGTCGCAGCGTCAGCATCGACGAAGGTCCGCGCAAGGACACCTCGATCGAAGGTCTGGCCCGCCTCAAGCCGGTGTTCGCCGCCAAGGGCAGCGTCACTGCCGGCAACAGCTCGCAGACCTCGGATGGTGCCGGCGCCCTGATCGTGGCCTCGGAAGCCGCCGTCAAGCGCTTTGGCCTGACCCCGTTGGCCCGTTTCGTCAGCTTCGCCGTGCGCGGCGTGCCGCCGGAAATCATGGGCATCGGCCCGATCGAGGCCATCCCCGCCGCGCTCAAGCTGGCCGGTATCACGGCTGCCGATCTGGACTGGGTCGAGCTGAACGAAGCCTTCGCTGCGCAGTCGCTGGCCGTGCTGAACGATCTGGACAGCAAGGGCATCGTGCTGGATCGCAGCAAGGTGAACCCGAACGGCGGCGCGATCGCCCTGGGCCACCCGCTGGGCGCCACCGGTGCCATCCGCGCCGCCAGCGTGATCCACGGACTGCGCCGCACCGGTGGCAAGTACGGCATGGTGACCATGTGCGTGGGCGCAGGTCAGGGCGCCGCAGGCATCCTCGAGCGTCTCTGA